The Pirellulimonas nuda genome includes a region encoding these proteins:
- a CDS encoding alkaline phosphatase D family protein has product MRAAFLVALGLGLFAPSYTHAAEQQDSPLAVVRIGLAGCHQQTQPAPAFWRYVTAKPDLMLWLGNNVYTDTPDDLAVIEEGHAALASLPAFEQLRRAVPMAATWDDHDYGLNNCGKDYALKEPSKQHFRRFWGLEDCVPADRDGVYHARYFGEGDQRLQVLLLDGRYNRDAPGDDADTLGERQWSWLEEELRRPARLRLIVSGYQVLLDKDAHFETWSKFPRARRRLFDLIRASGAEGVVFLAGDQHYGEASRLPEAIGYDAIELMFCGVNQQEPHVLNRGRVTPVAHAKNAYALLDLQWRASETDEPHLLFRVFDADRDAAELTYRVNFSELRN; this is encoded by the coding sequence ATGAGAGCAGCCTTCCTAGTGGCCCTGGGGCTTGGACTCTTCGCGCCGTCGTACACCCACGCGGCCGAGCAGCAGGATTCTCCCCTGGCGGTCGTTCGGATCGGGCTTGCCGGCTGCCACCAGCAGACCCAGCCGGCGCCCGCCTTCTGGCGGTACGTCACCGCCAAGCCCGACCTGATGCTTTGGCTCGGCAACAATGTCTACACCGACACGCCGGACGACCTGGCGGTGATCGAGGAGGGGCACGCGGCGCTGGCGTCGCTCCCGGCGTTCGAGCAGCTGCGCCGCGCCGTGCCGATGGCCGCAACCTGGGACGATCACGACTACGGCCTGAACAACTGCGGGAAAGACTACGCGCTCAAGGAGCCCAGCAAACAACACTTCCGTCGGTTCTGGGGCCTGGAGGACTGCGTCCCAGCGGACCGCGACGGCGTGTACCACGCCCGCTATTTTGGCGAGGGAGACCAGCGGCTGCAGGTGCTGCTGCTCGACGGCCGCTACAACCGCGACGCCCCAGGAGACGACGCCGACACGCTGGGCGAGCGTCAGTGGTCGTGGCTGGAGGAAGAACTGCGGCGGCCGGCGCGGTTGCGGCTGATCGTCTCGGGCTATCAAGTCTTGCTCGACAAGGATGCGCACTTCGAGACGTGGTCGAAGTTTCCGCGGGCGCGGCGGCGGCTCTTCGACCTAATCCGCGCCAGCGGCGCCGAAGGGGTTGTTTTTCTCGCCGGCGATCAGCACTACGGCGAGGCGAGCCGGCTGCCGGAGGCGATTGGGTACGACGCGATCGAACTGATGTTCTGCGGGGTGAACCAGCAGGAACCGCACGTGCTAAACCGCGGGCGCGTAACGCCGGTCGCCCACGCCAAGAATGCCTACGCGCTGCTGGACCTCCAGTGGAGGGCCAGCGAAACAGACGAACCCCATCTCCTGTTCCGCGTCTTCGACGCCGACCGTGATGCTGCGGAGTTGACCTACAGGGTGAACTTCAGCGAGCTGCGCAACTAG